Proteins encoded within one genomic window of Gallus gallus isolate bGalGal1 chromosome 1, bGalGal1.mat.broiler.GRCg7b, whole genome shotgun sequence:
- the ASB13 gene encoding ankyrin repeat and SOCS box protein 13 isoform X3 produces MCTFAERPLALTLHTQDQTKKKSELIPLYKPLNLPMERPEARLYAPCCVCDVLFPRGFWVDRTPVHEAARQGEILQLQQLIESGACVNAVTYDSITPLHEASLRGQTQCVKLLLAAGAQVDARNIDGSTPLCDACASGSIECVKVLLSHGAKVNPPLYTASPLHEACMNGSSDCVQLLIDVGANLEAHDCHFGTPLHVACAREHLDCVKLLLKAAPCFGHPSSDWTD; encoded by the exons ATGTGTACATTTGCAGAACGGCCATTGGCTCTAACACTGCATACGCAGgaccagacaaaaaaaaagagtgagcTCATTCCTTTATACAAGCCATTAAATCTGCCAATGGAGAGACCAGAAGCCAGGCTCTACGCTCCGTGTTGCGTGTGTGATGTGCTGTTTCCAAGAG gCTTCTGGGTTGATCGAACCCCGGTTCATGAAGCAGCCAGGCAGGGAGAAATCCTTCAGCTGCAACAGCTGATAGAGAGTGGAGCCTGCGTCAATGCTGTCACCTACGACTCCATCACCCCGCTGCACGAGGCGAGCCTGCGAGGGCAAACGCAGTGTGTCAAACTCCTGTTGGCTGCAGGGGCCCAG GTGGATGCCAGGAATATTGATGGCAGCACTCCACTCTGCGATGCCTGTGCCTCAGGGAGCATTGAGTGTGTGAAGGTGCTGCTGTCCCATGGTGCCAAAGTGAACCCTCCCCTGTACACAGCATCCCCTCTTCATGAAGCTTGCATGAACG GCAGCTCAGATTGTGTGCAACTCCTCATAGACGTCGGTGCCAACTTGGAAGCTCATGACTGCCATTTTGGGACACCTCTACACGTAGCCTGTGCCCGGGAACATCTGGACTGTGTGAAGTTGCTGCTTAAGGCAG CTCCTTGTTTTGGGCACCCATCTTCAGATTGGACTGATTGA
- the ASB13 gene encoding ankyrin repeat and SOCS box protein 13, whose translation MAIPGGSASLRGDISFWVDRTPVHEAARQGEILQLQQLIESGACVNAVTYDSITPLHEASLRGQTQCVKLLLAAGAQVDARNIDGSTPLCDACASGSIECVKVLLSHGAKVNPPLYTASPLHEACMNGSSDCVQLLIDVGANLEAHDCHFGTPLHVACAREHLDCVKLLLKAGANVNAAKLHETALHHAAKVKNVDLVEMLIEFGGNIYARDNRGKKPSDYTLRSSPTAKCFEYYEKTPLSLSQLCRVTVRKAAGQRALEKIAKLNIPQRLIQYLSYN comes from the exons ATGGCGATCCCCGGTGGCAGCGCCTCGCTGCGGGGTGACATCA gCTTCTGGGTTGATCGAACCCCGGTTCATGAAGCAGCCAGGCAGGGAGAAATCCTTCAGCTGCAACAGCTGATAGAGAGTGGAGCCTGCGTCAATGCTGTCACCTACGACTCCATCACCCCGCTGCACGAGGCGAGCCTGCGAGGGCAAACGCAGTGTGTCAAACTCCTGTTGGCTGCAGGGGCCCAG GTGGATGCCAGGAATATTGATGGCAGCACTCCACTCTGCGATGCCTGTGCCTCAGGGAGCATTGAGTGTGTGAAGGTGCTGCTGTCCCATGGTGCCAAAGTGAACCCTCCCCTGTACACAGCATCCCCTCTTCATGAAGCTTGCATGAACG GCAGCTCAGATTGTGTGCAACTCCTCATAGACGTCGGTGCCAACTTGGAAGCTCATGACTGCCATTTTGGGACACCTCTACACGTAGCCTGTGCCCGGGAACATCTGGACTGTGTGAAGTTGCTGCTTAAGGCAG GGGCAAATGTGAATGCTGCTAAACTCCACGAGACGGCCCTCCACCATGCAGCAAAAGTGAAGAACGTCGATCTGGTGGAAATGCTGATTGAGTTTGGAGGAAATATCTACGCAAGGGACAACAGAGGAAAGAAGCCATCAGATTACACCCTGAGAAGCAGTCCCACAGCAAAATGCTTTGAGTACTATGAAA aaACACCTCTGAGTctgtcacagctctgcagagtaACAGTGAGGAAGGCTGCTGGGCAGCGAGCGCTGGAGAAGATCGCCAAACTCAACATCCCTCAGCGGTTAATCCAGTACCTGTCCTACAACTGA
- the ASB13 gene encoding ankyrin repeat and SOCS box protein 13 isoform X1, with product MCTFAERPLALTLHTQDQTKKKSELIPLYKPLNLPMERPEARLYAPCCVCDVLFPRGFWVDRTPVHEAARQGEILQLQQLIESGACVNAVTYDSITPLHEASLRGQTQCVKLLLAAGAQVDARNIDGSTPLCDACASGSIECVKVLLSHGAKVNPPLYTASPLHEACMNGSSDCVQLLIDVGANLEAHDCHFGTPLHVACAREHLDCVKLLLKAGANVNAAKLHETALHHAAKVKNVDLVEMLIEFGGNIYARDNRGKKPSDYTLRSSPTAKCFEYYEKTPLSLSQLCRVTVRKAAGQRALEKIAKLNIPQRLIQYLSYN from the exons ATGTGTACATTTGCAGAACGGCCATTGGCTCTAACACTGCATACGCAGgaccagacaaaaaaaaagagtgagcTCATTCCTTTATACAAGCCATTAAATCTGCCAATGGAGAGACCAGAAGCCAGGCTCTACGCTCCGTGTTGCGTGTGTGATGTGCTGTTTCCAAGAG gCTTCTGGGTTGATCGAACCCCGGTTCATGAAGCAGCCAGGCAGGGAGAAATCCTTCAGCTGCAACAGCTGATAGAGAGTGGAGCCTGCGTCAATGCTGTCACCTACGACTCCATCACCCCGCTGCACGAGGCGAGCCTGCGAGGGCAAACGCAGTGTGTCAAACTCCTGTTGGCTGCAGGGGCCCAG GTGGATGCCAGGAATATTGATGGCAGCACTCCACTCTGCGATGCCTGTGCCTCAGGGAGCATTGAGTGTGTGAAGGTGCTGCTGTCCCATGGTGCCAAAGTGAACCCTCCCCTGTACACAGCATCCCCTCTTCATGAAGCTTGCATGAACG GCAGCTCAGATTGTGTGCAACTCCTCATAGACGTCGGTGCCAACTTGGAAGCTCATGACTGCCATTTTGGGACACCTCTACACGTAGCCTGTGCCCGGGAACATCTGGACTGTGTGAAGTTGCTGCTTAAGGCAG GGGCAAATGTGAATGCTGCTAAACTCCACGAGACGGCCCTCCACCATGCAGCAAAAGTGAAGAACGTCGATCTGGTGGAAATGCTGATTGAGTTTGGAGGAAATATCTACGCAAGGGACAACAGAGGAAAGAAGCCATCAGATTACACCCTGAGAAGCAGTCCCACAGCAAAATGCTTTGAGTACTATGAAA aaACACCTCTGAGTctgtcacagctctgcagagtaACAGTGAGGAAGGCTGCTGGGCAGCGAGCGCTGGAGAAGATCGCCAAACTCAACATCCCTCAGCGGTTAATCCAGTACCTGTCCTACAACTGA
- the ASB13 gene encoding ankyrin repeat and SOCS box protein 13 isoform X2 gives MERPEARLYAPCCVCDVLFPRGFWVDRTPVHEAARQGEILQLQQLIESGACVNAVTYDSITPLHEASLRGQTQCVKLLLAAGAQVDARNIDGSTPLCDACASGSIECVKVLLSHGAKVNPPLYTASPLHEACMNGSSDCVQLLIDVGANLEAHDCHFGTPLHVACAREHLDCVKLLLKAGANVNAAKLHETALHHAAKVKNVDLVEMLIEFGGNIYARDNRGKKPSDYTLRSSPTAKCFEYYEKTPLSLSQLCRVTVRKAAGQRALEKIAKLNIPQRLIQYLSYN, from the exons ATGGAGAGACCAGAAGCCAGGCTCTACGCTCCGTGTTGCGTGTGTGATGTGCTGTTTCCAAGAG gCTTCTGGGTTGATCGAACCCCGGTTCATGAAGCAGCCAGGCAGGGAGAAATCCTTCAGCTGCAACAGCTGATAGAGAGTGGAGCCTGCGTCAATGCTGTCACCTACGACTCCATCACCCCGCTGCACGAGGCGAGCCTGCGAGGGCAAACGCAGTGTGTCAAACTCCTGTTGGCTGCAGGGGCCCAG GTGGATGCCAGGAATATTGATGGCAGCACTCCACTCTGCGATGCCTGTGCCTCAGGGAGCATTGAGTGTGTGAAGGTGCTGCTGTCCCATGGTGCCAAAGTGAACCCTCCCCTGTACACAGCATCCCCTCTTCATGAAGCTTGCATGAACG GCAGCTCAGATTGTGTGCAACTCCTCATAGACGTCGGTGCCAACTTGGAAGCTCATGACTGCCATTTTGGGACACCTCTACACGTAGCCTGTGCCCGGGAACATCTGGACTGTGTGAAGTTGCTGCTTAAGGCAG GGGCAAATGTGAATGCTGCTAAACTCCACGAGACGGCCCTCCACCATGCAGCAAAAGTGAAGAACGTCGATCTGGTGGAAATGCTGATTGAGTTTGGAGGAAATATCTACGCAAGGGACAACAGAGGAAAGAAGCCATCAGATTACACCCTGAGAAGCAGTCCCACAGCAAAATGCTTTGAGTACTATGAAA aaACACCTCTGAGTctgtcacagctctgcagagtaACAGTGAGGAAGGCTGCTGGGCAGCGAGCGCTGGAGAAGATCGCCAAACTCAACATCCCTCAGCGGTTAATCCAGTACCTGTCCTACAACTGA